In Sphingomonas sp. LT1P40, the following are encoded in one genomic region:
- a CDS encoding zinc-dependent alcohol dehydrogenase has product MRALAWHGKHDVRVDTVDDPEILNPRDAIIKITSTAICGSDLHLYDGYIPTMQKGDILGHEFMGEVVETGAKSTLKKGQRVVVPFTIACGSCFHCGKHQYSACDNGLPADNQDIGQELYGQPMSGLFGYSHLTGGYAGGQAEYVRVPFSDVGPIVIPDGVEDEKVLFLSDILPTGWMAAENADIEPGDTVAVWGCGPVGLFAVQSAFLMGAERVIAIDHFPHRLELAKKFGAETINFEETSTYEALIQMTGGIGPDACIDSVGLEAHGFFVDNVIDQIKVSTFLGTDRAHSIRQAILACRKGGRVSMPAVYGGFVDKFPLGAFMEKGLTLKTGQTHVQHYMPALLNAIMEDKIDTTFLISHTLPLEQAPEGYKMFHDNQNEVTKVVLKPGLALAAE; this is encoded by the coding sequence ATGCGCGCTTTGGCCTGGCACGGGAAGCATGACGTGCGCGTCGATACGGTCGACGATCCCGAAATCCTGAACCCGCGAGACGCGATCATCAAGATCACCTCGACCGCGATCTGTGGCTCCGACCTGCATCTGTATGACGGTTATATCCCGACCATGCAGAAGGGCGACATTCTCGGCCATGAATTCATGGGCGAAGTGGTCGAGACGGGTGCGAAATCGACGCTGAAAAAGGGTCAGCGCGTGGTGGTCCCATTCACCATCGCATGTGGCTCATGCTTCCATTGCGGCAAGCATCAATATTCGGCGTGCGACAACGGCTTGCCAGCGGACAATCAGGATATCGGGCAGGAGCTGTACGGCCAGCCGATGTCGGGACTGTTCGGCTATAGCCATCTCACCGGCGGTTATGCGGGCGGTCAGGCGGAATATGTCCGCGTGCCGTTCAGCGATGTCGGGCCGATCGTCATTCCCGACGGCGTGGAGGACGAGAAGGTCCTGTTCCTGTCGGACATCCTCCCCACCGGCTGGATGGCGGCGGAAAATGCCGACATCGAACCGGGTGATACCGTCGCGGTATGGGGTTGCGGCCCGGTCGGCCTGTTTGCGGTGCAATCGGCGTTCCTGATGGGGGCCGAGCGCGTCATTGCGATCGACCATTTTCCGCACCGGCTTGAACTGGCGAAGAAATTCGGCGCGGAGACGATCAATTTCGAGGAAACCAGCACCTATGAGGCACTGATCCAGATGACCGGTGGAATCGGTCCGGATGCGTGCATCGACAGCGTCGGGCTGGAGGCGCACGGCTTCTTTGTCGATAACGTTATCGATCAGATCAAGGTATCGACCTTCCTGGGCACCGATCGTGCGCACTCGATCCGGCAGGCGATCCTGGCATGCCGCAAGGGCGGAAGGGTTTCGATGCCTGCCGTCTATGGCGGGTTCGTCGACAAATTCCCGCTGGGCGCGTTCATGGAAAAGGGGCTGACGCTCAAGACCGGACAGACGCACGTCCAGCATTACATGCCCGCGCTGCTCAACGCGATCATGGAGGACAAGATCGATACCACCTTCCTCATCAGCCACACCCTCCCGCTCGAACAGGCACCCGAGGGCTACAAGATGTTCCACGACAACCAGAATGAAGTGACCAAGGTCGTGCTGAAGCCCGGCCTGGCGCTCGCAGCGGAGTAA
- a CDS encoding alpha/beta hydrolase, with protein MPEVIIPGPEGRLEGRFTPGPRPRAPVAMILHPHPNAGGTMNNRITQELFKTFQRRGFATLRFNFRGVGKSQGVFDNGIGELSDAASALDWVQSFHPEASTTWIGGFGFGAWIGMQLLMRRPEIRGFISIAPPANMFDFTFLAPCPSSGIIIQGENDEVVTPGAVQKLVDKLRTQKHITIHHDTIPHANHFFEQEMEELMGSVDKYLDMRLDPNSPIR; from the coding sequence TTGCCCGAAGTCATCATCCCCGGCCCCGAAGGCCGCCTCGAAGGCCGTTTCACCCCAGGCCCGCGCCCGCGTGCGCCCGTCGCCATGATCCTGCATCCGCATCCCAATGCCGGCGGCACGATGAACAACCGCATCACGCAGGAGCTGTTCAAGACGTTCCAGCGTCGCGGTTTCGCGACCCTGCGCTTCAACTTTCGCGGCGTCGGCAAGAGCCAGGGCGTGTTCGACAATGGCATCGGCGAATTGTCCGACGCGGCATCGGCGCTCGACTGGGTGCAAAGCTTTCACCCCGAGGCTTCGACCACCTGGATCGGCGGCTTCGGCTTCGGCGCGTGGATCGGCATGCAGCTGTTGATGCGCCGTCCGGAGATTCGCGGCTTCATCTCGATCGCGCCGCCGGCCAATATGTTCGACTTCACCTTTCTCGCCCCCTGCCCGTCCAGCGGCATCATCATTCAGGGCGAGAATGACGAGGTCGTCACCCCCGGCGCGGTGCAAAAGCTGGTCGACAAGCTGCGCACGCAAAAGCACATCACCATCCACCACGACACGATCCCGCACGCGAACCACTTCTTCGAGCAGGAAATGGAAGAGCTGATGGGCAGCGTGGACAAATATCTCGACATGCGCCTCGACCCCAACTCCCCGATCCGCTGA
- a CDS encoding lipocalin family protein, with protein sequence MKQSTAIKIATGVAAATIGGLFLFSRATRPPVINPNVPQPAKSVDLARYIGKWFELARHENRFQKGMDAVTAEYALEPNGKLGIHNSGTRNGERSTVSGNAVIADEATNAKLKVSFFGPLYTGDYWVLDHGDAYDWSIVGEPAGRYLWLLHREPRPAPATLQSLLERVEALGYDRWALRITQQQP encoded by the coding sequence ATGAAGCAGTCCACCGCGATCAAGATCGCCACCGGCGTCGCCGCCGCCACCATCGGCGGCCTGTTCCTCTTTTCGCGCGCCACCCGCCCGCCGGTCATCAACCCAAACGTGCCGCAACCGGCCAAATCGGTCGATCTCGCCCGCTACATCGGCAAATGGTTCGAACTCGCCCGCCACGAAAACCGCTTCCAGAAGGGGATGGACGCGGTGACGGCGGAATATGCGCTGGAGCCGAACGGCAAGCTCGGCATCCACAACAGCGGCACCCGCAACGGCGAGCGCTCAACCGTCAGCGGCAACGCGGTCATCGCCGACGAAGCGACCAACGCCAAGCTCAAGGTCTCGTTCTTCGGCCCGCTCTACACCGGCGATTACTGGGTGCTCGATCACGGCGATGCGTATGACTGGTCGATCGTCGGCGAGCCCGCCGGCCGCTATCTCTGGCTCCTGCACCGCGAACCGCGCCCTGCGCCCGCCACGCTCCAGTCACTGCTCGAGCGGGTCGAGGCGCTCGGTTACGACCGCTGGGCGCTGCGCATCACACAGCAGCAGCCATGA
- a CDS encoding cysteine desulfurase family protein, whose protein sequence is MAATIQNRRIYLDHAATTPMLPQAVTAVQEAMLRWANPSSPHAEGRAARAALEDARARIAAAYGWPHELILTSGASESLYIALKRSMAQRRLITAVEHDSVLRHSEGASVLPVLSDGTLDLDALRAAIAPGVLLCVQRTNSETGVIQPIEAIGQIVREAGGILLVDAAQMPARASAAVLRHADLVAVSAHKRGGPPGIGALFVRDFATLMPMGGQEKGYRAGTENLPGALGFAAAVEVPEDTDPLYTLRARLEAALPDVEIVGAANSRSPLIGAYRMPGVSAAAQLIRFDMAGFAVSAGSACASGSLRPSHVLSAMGWTEPALREVIRVSFGRGTTEVEVDGFAALWREIAADARARAA, encoded by the coding sequence TTGGCCGCCACAATACAAAACAGGCGCATCTATCTGGATCATGCCGCGACCACCCCGATGCTGCCGCAAGCGGTGACCGCGGTGCAGGAGGCGATGCTGCGTTGGGCCAATCCGAGTTCGCCGCATGCCGAGGGGCGCGCGGCGCGGGCGGCGCTGGAGGATGCGCGGGCGCGGATCGCGGCGGCCTATGGCTGGCCACACGAACTGATCCTTACCAGCGGGGCGAGCGAATCGCTCTATATCGCGCTGAAGCGATCGATGGCGCAGCGGCGGCTGATTACTGCGGTGGAGCATGATTCGGTGCTGCGCCATTCTGAAGGCGCTAGCGTGCTGCCGGTGCTGTCGGACGGAACACTGGACCTCGACGCGCTGCGTGCGGCGATCGCGCCGGGCGTGCTGCTGTGCGTGCAACGGACCAACAGCGAGACCGGCGTGATTCAACCGATCGAGGCGATCGGGCAGATCGTGCGCGAGGCGGGCGGGATCCTGTTGGTCGATGCGGCGCAAATGCCGGCGCGCGCGTCTGCGGCAGTGCTGCGGCATGCCGATCTGGTCGCGGTCTCCGCGCACAAGCGCGGCGGGCCGCCGGGGATCGGGGCGCTGTTCGTGCGCGATTTCGCCACGTTGATGCCGATGGGCGGGCAAGAGAAGGGCTATCGTGCCGGGACCGAGAATTTGCCCGGCGCGCTCGGCTTTGCCGCAGCGGTCGAGGTGCCGGAGGATACGGATCCGCTCTACACCTTGCGCGCCCGGCTGGAGGCGGCGTTGCCGGACGTCGAAATCGTCGGCGCGGCGAATTCGCGGTCGCCGCTGATCGGGGCCTATCGCATGCCGGGTGTCTCCGCCGCCGCGCAGCTGATCCGGTTCGACATGGCCGGCTTTGCGGTTTCGGCAGGCAGCGCCTGCGCCTCGGGCAGCTTGCGGCCAAGCCATGTACTGAGCGCGATGGGCTGGACCGAACCGGCGTTGCGCGAGGTGATCCGGGTGAGTTTCGGGCGCGGCACGACCGAAGTCGAGGTGGACGGCTTTGCGGCGTTATGGCGCGAGATCGCGGCGGATGCACGGGCGCGGGCGGCATGA
- a CDS encoding SDR family NAD(P)-dependent oxidoreductase: MANKLAVITGASTGIGFELATLAAKEGYDLIVVANEALIQAAAADFGQFGTAVESVEADLATIDGVDRLLAAANGRQIDLLAANAATGTGGAFLDQDVSKWRHAIDTNVTGTVYLIQKVLRDMVARDAGKILVVGSIAGYIPGSFNAIYNATKAFVDNFTEALRNEIKDVKGVTLTTLMPGPTDTEFFARAGMLDTKVGQDDDKADPADVAKDGWDALMSGKGHIVSGLGNKIQVLGAGVVPQSVLAEQHRKMAEPGSGED; encoded by the coding sequence ATGGCGAACAAACTGGCGGTCATCACGGGTGCCTCGACCGGCATCGGGTTCGAGCTGGCGACGCTGGCGGCGAAAGAGGGTTACGACCTGATCGTCGTGGCGAACGAGGCGCTGATACAAGCGGCGGCGGCCGATTTCGGGCAGTTCGGCACGGCGGTTGAATCGGTCGAAGCGGATCTGGCCACGATCGATGGCGTGGACCGGTTGCTGGCCGCAGCAAACGGACGGCAGATCGACTTGCTGGCTGCCAACGCCGCCACCGGGACGGGCGGCGCCTTTCTCGATCAGGATGTGTCGAAATGGCGGCATGCGATCGACACCAACGTCACCGGAACCGTCTACCTGATCCAGAAGGTGTTGCGCGATATGGTGGCGCGCGACGCGGGCAAAATCCTCGTCGTCGGGTCGATCGCTGGCTACATCCCGGGCAGCTTCAACGCGATCTATAATGCAACCAAGGCTTTCGTGGACAATTTCACCGAAGCGCTGCGCAATGAAATCAAGGATGTAAAGGGCGTGACCCTGACGACGTTGATGCCGGGACCGACCGACACCGAATTCTTCGCGCGTGCGGGAATGCTGGATACCAAGGTTGGTCAGGACGACGACAAGGCGGATCCAGCCGATGTCGCCAAGGATGGTTGGGACGCGCTGATGTCGGGCAAGGGCCATATCGTGTCGGGCCTCGGCAATAAGATTCAGGTGCTGGGTGCCGGTGTCGTACCTCAATCGGTACTGGCGGAGCAGCATCGCAAGATGGCTGAGCCGGGTTCAGGCGAGGACTAA
- the bla gene encoding class A beta-lactamase yields the protein MNDFRTLGRRQLIAGAAMLAALPAVAQKKSVLDRIREETGGRIGVAVYDSETGRRYFDGAEARFAMCSTFKVPLAAAVLARADRGEIDLKREIRFGEADLLDYAPVVKANLAKGALSIEALLEAAVVMSDNAAANLVFGQISGPRGLTKFIRSTGDAISRSDRDEPSLNIVRGGEVRDTTTPMAMLWMLNAILLGETLSPASRAKLLGWMEASPTGKERLRAGMPKTWRVGDKTGTSGEGYFNDIAIATPPGRKPILVTCYLDAPGLDGAKANAAHAKVGALVGALFA from the coding sequence ATGAACGATTTCAGGACCCTTGGTCGCCGCCAGTTGATCGCCGGGGCCGCCATGCTGGCCGCGCTCCCCGCTGTTGCTCAGAAGAAGAGCGTGCTCGACCGCATCCGTGAGGAGACTGGCGGGCGGATTGGCGTGGCGGTGTATGACAGCGAGACCGGGCGGCGTTACTTCGACGGGGCCGAGGCGCGCTTTGCGATGTGCTCGACGTTCAAGGTGCCGCTGGCCGCCGCCGTGCTGGCGCGTGCCGATCGGGGCGAGATCGACCTGAAGCGGGAAATTCGGTTCGGGGAGGCCGATCTGCTGGACTATGCGCCGGTGGTGAAGGCCAATCTGGCAAAGGGGGCGCTGTCGATCGAGGCGTTGCTGGAGGCGGCGGTGGTGATGAGCGACAATGCCGCCGCGAATCTGGTGTTCGGCCAGATTTCGGGGCCGCGCGGGCTGACCAAGTTCATTCGCTCGACCGGGGATGCGATCAGCCGGTCGGATCGGGACGAGCCTTCGCTCAATATCGTGCGTGGCGGTGAGGTGCGGGATACCACGACGCCGATGGCGATGCTGTGGATGCTCAACGCAATCCTGCTGGGCGAGACGCTGTCGCCCGCGTCGCGCGCGAAGCTGCTCGGCTGGATGGAGGCGTCGCCGACCGGCAAGGAGCGGCTGCGCGCGGGAATGCCCAAGACCTGGCGGGTGGGTGACAAGACGGGCACGAGCGGGGAAGGCTATTTCAACGACATCGCCATTGCCACGCCGCCGGGGCGGAAGCCGATTTTGGTGACCTGTTATCTGGACGCGCCGGGGCTGGACGGGGCAAAGGCGAACGCGGCGCATGCGAAGGTCGGGGCGCTGGTCGGGGCGTTGTTCGCGTAA
- a CDS encoding ribbon-helix-helix domain-containing protein, translating to MATMQISVPDNMKTLVESHVRDGLYADVSDYIRNLIRADLGAEGDWEVTPELEAAIEEGEASGYVPFDPVKLLNEARSKYRSD from the coding sequence ATGGCAACGATGCAAATCTCAGTGCCGGACAACATGAAAACGCTCGTCGAGTCGCACGTCCGTGACGGACTTTACGCAGATGTCAGCGACTATATCCGCAACTTGATTCGGGCTGATTTGGGTGCGGAGGGTGATTGGGAAGTCACCCCCGAGCTTGAGGCTGCGATCGAAGAAGGCGAGGCAAGCGGTTATGTGCCATTCGATCCCGTAAAGCTGTTGAATGAGGCGAGATCGAAATACCGCTCCGATTAG
- a CDS encoding ferredoxin--NADP reductase, which translates to MSDRNAAILAPSASLTVETVTSVRHWNEHLFSFTITRPQSFRFRSGEFVMIGLPGEGRPLLRAYSIASPAWAEEIEFLSIKVLDGPLTSRLQQIQPGDPIFLGRKPTGTLVTDALLPGKRLFFLSTGTGLAPFLSLARDPDVYDLFNQILLVHSVRRVSDLAFREELESQLAGDPLVQDQALLQFNYLPTVTREPFPTSDRIGTLIENGGLFGAQMLGKKRLDPETDRIMMCGSMDMIRDLSAMLDGLGFAEGSNAKPGQYVIERAFVG; encoded by the coding sequence ATGAGCGACCGCAACGCCGCGATCCTCGCCCCCTCCGCCTCGCTGACCGTGGAAACCGTGACCAGCGTCCGCCACTGGAACGAACATCTGTTTAGCTTCACCATCACCCGCCCGCAAAGCTTCCGCTTTCGCTCGGGCGAGTTCGTGATGATCGGCCTCCCCGGCGAAGGCCGCCCGCTGCTCCGCGCCTATTCCATCGCCAGCCCCGCCTGGGCCGAGGAAATCGAGTTCCTGTCGATCAAGGTGCTGGACGGCCCGCTCACCTCGCGCCTGCAACAGATTCAGCCCGGCGACCCGATCTTCCTCGGTCGCAAGCCCACCGGCACGCTCGTCACCGACGCGCTGCTCCCCGGCAAGCGCCTGTTCTTCCTCTCCACCGGCACTGGCCTTGCCCCCTTCCTCAGTCTGGCGCGAGACCCCGACGTGTACGACCTGTTCAACCAGATCCTGCTCGTCCACTCGGTCCGCCGCGTCAGCGACCTCGCCTTCCGCGAGGAACTCGAATCACAACTGGCGGGCGATCCGCTGGTGCAGGATCAGGCGCTGCTCCAGTTCAACTATCTCCCCACCGTCACCCGCGAGCCCTTCCCCACCAGCGACCGCATCGGCACGCTGATCGAAAATGGCGGCCTGTTCGGCGCACAGATGCTCGGTAAAAAACGCCTCGACCCCGAAACCGACCGCATCATGATGTGCGGCAGCATGGACATGATCCGCGACCTCTCCGCGATGCTGGATGGGCTTGGATTTGCAGAAGGATCGAACGCGAAGCCGGGACAATATGTGATTGAGCGGGCGTTTGTAGGGTAA
- a CDS encoding GFA family protein, translating to MNRREITATGGCQCGAVRYRATAMLDNAHICHCRMCQKAVGNIFAALVAAPDDAIEWTRGTPATFRSSEHVDRGFCAACGTPLFYHGLESGRTNFTIGSLDAPAAFPPKTQMGAEARMPWFATLPEVEDEGVTETADPDWAAAIAASSNQSPDRD from the coding sequence ATGAACCGCCGCGAGATCACCGCGACCGGCGGCTGCCAGTGCGGCGCAGTCCGCTACCGCGCCACCGCGATGCTCGACAACGCGCATATCTGCCACTGCCGCATGTGCCAGAAGGCGGTCGGCAATATCTTCGCCGCCCTTGTCGCCGCGCCCGACGATGCGATCGAGTGGACACGCGGAACCCCTGCGACTTTCCGCAGCTCCGAACATGTCGATCGCGGCTTCTGCGCCGCGTGCGGCACGCCGCTCTTCTATCACGGCCTGGAATCCGGCCGCACCAACTTCACCATCGGCTCGCTCGACGCCCCCGCCGCCTTCCCGCCCAAAACCCAGATGGGTGCCGAAGCCCGTATGCCATGGTTCGCCACGCTGCCGGAGGTCGAGGACGAAGGCGTCACCGAAACCGCCGACCCCGACTGGGCCGCCGCCATCGCCGCGAGCAGCAACCAGTCGCCGGATCGCGATTAG
- a CDS encoding SRPBCC family protein, protein MADDMDLTVVDDAPLTASKHVRAAVDTATASWLDKPDQGDADTLIGRTVTINRPRAELFAYWRDFTKLTTFMDNIERIDVLDDKRSHWVVKAPAGKTVEWDAVITDEREGEYIAWASEDGADVPNSGRIDFRDAQGDRGTVVTATILYDPPGGIIGKVIAKMFQREPAIQARRDLRRFKQLMETGEIATGARNRVAQEEGKN, encoded by the coding sequence ATGGCCGACGATATGGACCTTACGGTCGTGGACGACGCTCCGCTGACCGCCTCGAAACATGTGCGTGCTGCGGTCGATACAGCTACCGCATCATGGCTCGACAAGCCTGATCAGGGCGACGCCGATACGCTGATCGGCCGGACGGTAACGATCAATCGACCCCGTGCCGAACTGTTCGCCTATTGGCGCGACTTCACCAAGCTCACGACGTTCATGGACAATATCGAGCGGATCGATGTGCTTGACGACAAGCGCTCGCACTGGGTGGTCAAGGCGCCCGCCGGCAAGACGGTCGAATGGGATGCGGTAATCACCGATGAGCGCGAGGGCGAGTATATCGCCTGGGCGTCGGAAGACGGCGCGGACGTTCCCAATAGCGGGCGGATCGATTTCCGCGATGCGCAGGGCGATCGCGGGACCGTGGTAACGGCGACAATCCTGTACGATCCGCCGGGCGGCATCATCGGCAAGGTGATCGCCAAGATGTTCCAGCGCGAACCGGCCATCCAGGCACGGCGCGACCTGCGCCGCTTCAAGCAGCTGATGGAAACCGGCGAGATCGCCACGGGCGCGCGCAACCGCGTCGCTCAGGAAGAAGGAAAGAACTGA
- a CDS encoding 2Fe-2S iron-sulfur cluster-binding protein — MIRVRFIDPDGDGVTEAEAAAGDRLLEVGQAKGMPLEGTCEGQMACSTCHVIVAPEDFDRLPRASEEEEDMLDLAVGATRTSRLSCQILLDASLDGLTVRLPSEHRDMQGR; from the coding sequence ATGATCCGGGTGCGGTTCATTGATCCAGACGGTGACGGGGTTACCGAGGCCGAGGCGGCTGCGGGCGACCGGTTGCTTGAAGTGGGCCAGGCGAAGGGCATGCCGCTGGAGGGGACGTGCGAGGGGCAGATGGCGTGTTCCACCTGTCACGTGATCGTCGCGCCGGAGGATTTCGATCGCTTGCCGCGGGCGAGCGAGGAGGAAGAGGATATGCTCGACCTCGCCGTGGGTGCGACACGGACGAGCCGGTTGTCGTGCCAGATTTTGCTGGATGCATCGCTGGACGGGCTGACAGTCAGGCTGCCTTCAGAACACCGCGATATGCAGGGAAGATGA
- a CDS encoding GNAT family N-acetyltransferase, which produces MSKKSPAKLKVRVAVPADVRGILALISQAYPDTENYTAGEIRGQINNFPEGQFVAVLEKKVVGYCASSRIDEAIALAPHDWATISGNGFGSRHDPTGDWLYGIELAVDESQRGLRIGKRLYEARRVLAEQLELRGIVFGGRMPGYSRVKSKAGSPEDYLLGVREGKFRDPVVGFHLANGFTPIGVLPKYLPADKSSGGFATHMVWRNPYVDPNEPPEFRVPRHVESVRLATVQLQARAVKDFAEFVKNVEYFVDVAADYRSDFVVFPELFTLSLLSFETETLSPMEAIDRLTEHRAPIVAELSRMAMRYNINIVGGSHPTRTEDGTIQNIAYVCLRDGSVHSQEKIHPTPNEAYWWKIKGGSSVNVIQTDIGPVGVLICYDSEFPELARRLVDEGARIIFVPFCTDNRQGYMRVRYCAQARAIENQCFVVMSGNVGNLPGVDNMDIQYAQSCILTPCDFPFARDGIAAEASENIEALTIADVNLADLTWARAEGTVRNLADRRFDLYRIDWSRNKSSDTPNVEAAPRGPKVPGGG; this is translated from the coding sequence TTGTCCAAAAAAAGCCCTGCCAAGCTGAAGGTTCGCGTTGCCGTCCCCGCCGACGTGCGCGGCATCCTCGCGTTGATCAGCCAGGCCTATCCGGACACCGAAAACTACACCGCAGGCGAAATTCGCGGACAGATCAACAATTTCCCCGAAGGGCAGTTCGTCGCGGTCCTCGAGAAAAAGGTCGTCGGCTATTGCGCCTCGTCGCGCATCGACGAAGCCATCGCGCTCGCGCCGCATGATTGGGCGACCATCTCCGGCAACGGTTTCGGCAGCCGCCACGACCCGACCGGCGACTGGCTCTACGGCATCGAATTGGCGGTCGACGAAAGCCAGCGCGGCCTGCGCATCGGCAAGCGCCTGTACGAAGCGCGCCGGGTATTGGCCGAGCAACTCGAACTGCGCGGCATCGTCTTTGGCGGACGTATGCCCGGTTACTCACGCGTCAAATCCAAGGCGGGCAGCCCTGAAGATTACCTCCTCGGCGTGCGTGAAGGGAAGTTCCGCGACCCTGTGGTCGGCTTCCACCTCGCCAACGGCTTCACCCCGATCGGCGTCCTCCCCAAATATCTGCCGGCGGACAAGTCTTCGGGCGGGTTCGCCACGCACATGGTCTGGCGCAACCCTTATGTCGACCCGAACGAGCCCCCCGAATTCCGCGTCCCGCGCCATGTCGAAAGCGTCCGTCTGGCGACGGTCCAGCTTCAGGCGCGTGCGGTCAAGGACTTCGCCGAGTTCGTCAAAAACGTTGAATATTTCGTCGATGTCGCGGCGGATTACCGCTCGGACTTCGTCGTCTTCCCCGAACTGTTCACGCTGTCCTTGCTTTCGTTCGAGACCGAAACCCTGTCGCCGATGGAGGCGATCGACCGGCTGACCGAGCATCGCGCGCCGATCGTCGCCGAACTTTCGCGGATGGCGATGCGCTACAACATCAACATCGTCGGCGGATCGCATCCGACGCGCACTGAAGACGGCACGATCCAGAACATCGCCTATGTCTGCCTGCGCGACGGATCGGTGCATTCGCAGGAAAAAATCCACCCGACCCCCAACGAAGCCTATTGGTGGAAGATCAAGGGCGGCAGCTCGGTGAACGTCATCCAGACCGATATCGGTCCGGTCGGCGTGCTCATCTGCTACGACAGCGAGTTCCCCGAGCTGGCCCGCCGCCTGGTCGACGAAGGCGCGCGGATCATCTTCGTCCCCTTCTGCACCGACAATCGCCAGGGCTATATGCGCGTGCGCTATTGTGCCCAGGCCCGCGCGATCGAGAACCAGTGCTTCGTCGTCATGTCGGGCAACGTCGGCAACCTGCCTGGAGTCGACAACATGGACATCCAATACGCCCAGTCGTGCATCCTGACGCCATGCGACTTCCCCTTCGCGCGCGACGGGATCGCTGCGGAAGCCAGCGAGAATATCGAGGCCCTGACCATCGCCGACGTCAACCTCGCCGACCTGACCTGGGCCCGCGCGGAAGGCACCGTCCGCAACCTCGCCGATCGCCGCTTCGATCTCTACCGCATCGACTGGAGCCGCAACAAATCGAGCGACACCCCCAATGTCGAGGCGGCACCGCGCGGACCGAAGGTACCCGGCGGGGGTTAG
- a CDS encoding cysteine desulfurase family protein: protein MTYLDYQATTPLAPEALAAMLPWLSDDFANPHSAHAAGRKAKAAVEVAREQVADLMPDGGTVSFTSGATEALNWAIKGTRGDIVTLATEHAAVLDTVAATGREVTVLPVGSDGLIEFAAARAAIGPGTGLVAVMLVNNEIGTVQPIEELAGLAKAAGALFLCDAVQGFGRELIPDVCDLVAVSAHKVHGPKGIGALWVRDGVTLEPLLHGGGQEPGGRSGTLSPSLCAGFGAAAALAKQRFGADRAHVSQLFRAAFQALGSAGWTLNGSKDERYPGNLNLHYPGLDVARLMSDLRDIAFSAGSACASGSGRPSHVLRAIGLSDAEARSSIRLGFGRYTTEEELLGAVERIDSAARAQRVAA from the coding sequence ATGACCTATCTCGATTATCAGGCGACGACGCCATTAGCGCCGGAAGCGTTGGCGGCGATGCTGCCGTGGTTGAGCGATGACTTCGCCAACCCGCACTCGGCGCATGCTGCCGGGCGGAAGGCGAAGGCGGCGGTCGAGGTGGCGCGCGAGCAGGTCGCGGATTTGATGCCGGATGGCGGCACCGTGAGCTTCACCAGCGGTGCGACCGAGGCGCTGAACTGGGCGATCAAGGGGACGCGCGGAGATATTGTCACGCTGGCGACCGAGCATGCGGCGGTGCTGGATACCGTGGCGGCCACCGGGCGCGAGGTGACGGTCCTGCCGGTGGGCAGCGATGGACTGATCGAGTTCGCGGCGGCGCGAGCGGCGATTGGACCGGGGACTGGGCTGGTCGCGGTGATGCTGGTCAATAACGAGATCGGGACGGTGCAGCCGATCGAGGAACTGGCGGGGCTGGCCAAGGCGGCGGGGGCGTTGTTCCTGTGCGACGCCGTGCAGGGGTTCGGGCGCGAGCTGATCCCGGATGTGTGCGATCTGGTCGCGGTGTCGGCGCACAAGGTACACGGGCCAAAAGGGATCGGGGCTTTGTGGGTGCGCGATGGCGTGACGCTGGAGCCGTTGCTGCATGGCGGGGGACAGGAGCCCGGGGGGCGATCGGGGACGTTGTCGCCTTCGCTGTGTGCGGGGTTCGGCGCGGCGGCGGCGCTGGCAAAGCAGCGGTTCGGGGCGGATCGGGCACATGTGTCGCAGCTGTTCCGCGCGGCGTTTCAGGCGCTGGGCAGCGCGGGGTGGACGTTGAACGGGTCGAAGGATGAGCGGTATCCGGGGAACCTCAACCTGCATTATCCGGGGCTGGATGTGGCGCGGTTGATGTCCGATCTGCGCGACATCGCCTTTTCCGCCGGGTCGGCCTGCGCGAGTGGGTCGGGGCGGCCGAGCCATGTGTTGCGGGCGATCGGGCTGTCGGATGCGGAGGCGCGGTCGAGCATCCGGCTGGGCTTTGGGCGCTATACGACCGAGGAGGAATTGTTGGGCGCCGTTGAGCGGATCGATTCAGCGGCGCGGGCGCAGCGGGTGGCGGCATGA